CAGTAGCAGTGGTGGCGGCGGTGGCGGAACTGAAACCGTCGCGGTCGGTCCTGGCGGGAGCCTCAAGTTCGACCCCGCAGAACTCGAAGTCAAACCCGGTACCACGGTCAAGTGGGTCTGGGAAGGCGACAACCACAACGTCGTCCCCGAGAGCCAACCCGACGGCGCGGGCTGGGAAGGGACGAAAGGCGGGTCGAGCAAGACGTACAACACGGGCCACGAGTACTCCTACACCTTCAACACTGAGGGCACCTTCGAGTACTTCTGCCAGCCCCACAAGACGGCGGGCATGACCGGTTCGATTACGGTCTCGCAGGACGCTG
The sequence above is a segment of the Halorussus halophilus genome. Coding sequences within it:
- a CDS encoding plastocyanin/azurin family copper-binding protein; translated protein: MTKTEASESVSRRGFMRAATGTAATAAAAGTAAGQENNSSSSGGGGGGTETVAVGPGGSLKFDPAELEVKPGTTVKWVWEGDNHNVVPESQPDGAGWEGTKGGSSKTYNTGHEYSYTFNTEGTFEYFCQPHKTAGMTGSITVSQDAGGGGSSGPAIPSSAKTLGIATTAALVFTLGLAYFFLKYGGDYGEMDQ